Proteins from one Micromonospora sp. M71_S20 genomic window:
- a CDS encoding NYN domain-containing protein, which produces MPLTEPHDDRLRQEDPVDAARDAGGGASDETAPPGAAAPEASAPAAGPEASEAGESVPEAEAAGPEAPEAEASGREESGPEASEGEASAPEPEPVLPEPVRQRIVALTATVLPGLPADEVPVPLRRVAKFAPNRRARLGAPAIAAQLTADPLFRQRITARVLADTGDLGAAVLEGTAPAAADPVEVAALAYLARPRGWRELIEASGAAVRAEADSAVVAELVREAEQRATRAEHDRAVARVEAEKLRDELARVREELGQLREESRQLTRSLRETQARERKASELLATERGRATRAAADADAELRRVRARLAEAEAAAGVARASAKEARSVDDARLWLLLETIGQAAVGLRRELALDPVDKLPADFVADAFADQTAAPAAGAATRARDTDDPARLDQLLALPRAHLVVDGYNVTKRGFGEMSLEQQRKRLITGLGGIAAQTGDEVTVVFDGAERMHGLPPTPRGVRVLFSRKGETADELIRRLVRAEPPGRPVVVVSSDREVADGVRRHGAYPLGADSLLRRLARS; this is translated from the coding sequence CTCACCGAGCCGCACGACGACCGCCTCCGGCAGGAGGATCCGGTCGACGCTGCGCGCGACGCCGGTGGGGGCGCCTCCGACGAGACCGCCCCGCCCGGGGCCGCCGCGCCGGAGGCGTCGGCTCCGGCGGCCGGGCCTGAGGCGTCCGAGGCTGGGGAGTCCGTGCCCGAGGCCGAGGCGGCCGGGCCCGAGGCGCCCGAGGCTGAGGCCTCTGGGCGTGAGGAGTCCGGGCCCGAGGCGTCCGAGGGCGAGGCGTCGGCGCCCGAGCCGGAGCCCGTGCTGCCCGAGCCGGTCCGGCAGCGCATCGTGGCGCTCACCGCGACGGTGCTGCCCGGGCTGCCCGCCGACGAGGTGCCGGTGCCGCTGCGTCGGGTCGCCAAGTTCGCCCCCAACCGCCGCGCGCGGCTCGGCGCCCCGGCCATCGCCGCCCAGCTCACCGCGGACCCGCTGTTCCGCCAGCGGATCACCGCCCGGGTCCTCGCCGACACCGGCGACCTGGGCGCCGCCGTGCTGGAGGGCACCGCGCCGGCCGCCGCCGACCCGGTCGAGGTGGCCGCGCTGGCCTACCTGGCCCGCCCCCGGGGCTGGCGGGAGCTGATCGAGGCCAGCGGCGCGGCGGTCCGCGCCGAGGCCGACAGCGCGGTGGTCGCCGAGCTGGTCCGCGAGGCCGAGCAGCGGGCCACCCGCGCCGAGCACGACCGGGCGGTGGCCCGGGTCGAGGCGGAGAAGCTCCGCGACGAGCTGGCCCGGGTCCGCGAGGAGCTCGGCCAGCTGCGCGAGGAGAGCCGGCAGCTGACCCGGTCGCTGCGCGAGACGCAGGCCCGCGAGCGCAAGGCCAGCGAGCTGCTCGCCACCGAGCGGGGTCGGGCCACCCGCGCGGCGGCGGACGCCGACGCCGAGCTGCGCCGGGTCCGGGCCCGGCTGGCCGAGGCCGAGGCGGCGGCGGGGGTCGCCCGAGCCAGCGCCAAGGAGGCCCGCTCGGTCGACGACGCCCGGCTCTGGCTGCTGCTGGAGACCATCGGGCAGGCCGCGGTCGGGCTGCGCCGCGAGCTGGCGCTCGACCCGGTCGACAAGCTGCCCGCGGATTTCGTCGCCGACGCCTTCGCCGACCAGACCGCCGCCCCGGCGGCCGGCGCCGCGACGCGCGCCCGGGACACCGACGACCCGGCCCGCCTCGACCAGCTGCTCGCCCTGCCCAGGGCGCACCTCGTCGTCGACGGCTACAACGTGACCAAGCGCGGCTTCGGCGAGATGTCCCTGGAACAGCAGCGCAAGCGGCTGATCACCGGCCTGGGCGGGATCGCCGCGCAGACCGGCGACGAGGTCACGGTGGTCTTCGACGGCGCCGAACGGATGCACGGGCTGCCGCCGACGCCGCGCGGCGTACGGGTGCTCTTCTCCCGCAAGGGGGAGACCGCCGACGAGCTGATCCGGCGCCTGGTCCGCGCCGAGCCGCCGGGACGGCCGGTGGTGGTGGTCTCCTCCGACCGCGAGGTCGCCGACGGCGTACGCCGGCACGGGGCGTACCCGCTCGGCGCCGACTCCCTGCTGCGCCGCCTGGCCCGCTCCTGA